Proteins encoded together in one Catellatospora citrea window:
- a CDS encoding MBL fold metallo-hydrolase, whose amino-acid sequence MAAQLWVLNAGYVGDRVASTVALLRDGDTTVVVDPGMVADRQQILGPLADLGVDPDDVTDVIFSHHHPDHTINAALFRNARYHDHWAYYVDDQWVSRDAEGFALSDAIRLIRTPGHTAEDITTLVDTADGLVALTHVWWHAEGPPKDPFATDGVALAASRARVLALNPVLIVPGHGPAFTPDPTTPR is encoded by the coding sequence ATGGCGGCTCAACTGTGGGTGCTCAACGCCGGATACGTCGGCGACCGCGTGGCCAGCACGGTCGCGCTGCTGCGGGACGGGGACACCACCGTGGTGGTCGATCCCGGCATGGTCGCGGACCGGCAGCAGATCCTCGGCCCGCTGGCCGACCTCGGCGTCGACCCCGACGACGTCACCGATGTGATCTTCAGCCACCACCATCCGGACCACACCATCAACGCGGCGCTGTTCCGCAACGCCCGCTACCACGACCACTGGGCCTACTACGTGGACGACCAGTGGGTCAGCCGGGACGCGGAGGGCTTCGCGCTCTCCGACGCGATCCGGCTGATCCGTACGCCCGGACACACCGCCGAGGACATCACCACGCTGGTCGACACCGCCGACGGCCTGGTCGCGCTCACCCACGTGTGGTGGCACGCGGAAGGGCCGCCGAAGGACCCGTTCGCCACGGACGGCGTCGCGCTGGCGGCGTCCCGCGCCCGGGTGCTGGCGCTCAACCCGGTCCTCATCGTGCCCGGCCACGGCCCCGCGTTCACGCCGGACCCGACGACCCCGCGCTGA
- a CDS encoding beta-1,3-glucanase family protein, protein MQSTTRPSVRSRLLGVAALVAAMLSVTAPATPAHAAPDYTQGVTSVSPSQARIWFTPATPAALVDVHYLLPGQGQQNFRMTKNGATWEQAIGGLSTGTVVEYWFTYEKAGPLFDTPHFTYTHGGGTGGADYSQGVTSLNAGQARIWFTPTIPATLVDVHYLRTGQGQQDFRMTKAGSTWEQIVGGLTTGTVIEYWFTYEKAGPLLNTPHFTYTHGGGGETVVATPVFSPPGGTYAGAQTVAISTATVGASIRYTTDGSTPTASSSLYAGPVSVPASRTLKAIGLKSGLGTSAVATAVYTIGSGGGSGTFPVNFVNNTRGVWTDSQLYLTFLGQVTPGQWSYLRADGTVRPINHMEESAPGHLTKNGRDYANMSFTVAQGRSVTFPNHIEGGRIYISLGSPMYIPISADDRGWGGPDLLNPADPNADVYFDWYELAFAHGQFGFGGNTTQVDQFGFPMTARLQQASTGYDQTVGITQTRAQVYAGYQASVGAAFTGLAGPYRILAPRTAPAFKPGGARADHLQGVIDQVWNRYTNTDWTQDDHGQIYRGRVVNGVLTGTKNDGTTFSVPKPNTAQVFECSGALAVPPPANDTTRAVGRDFCAAFNRGVAANADTADWLDASKYYLSSPRNDYAAYFHSIGIDKRSYAFAYDDVNDQSSVKIIGNTNPPSLLTISIGW, encoded by the coding sequence ATGCAGTCCACCACGAGACCATCCGTCCGTTCCCGTCTCCTCGGCGTCGCCGCGCTGGTCGCCGCGATGCTCTCCGTCACGGCTCCGGCCACCCCGGCACACGCCGCGCCCGACTACACCCAGGGCGTCACCTCGGTGAGCCCGAGCCAGGCCCGGATCTGGTTCACCCCGGCGACGCCGGCCGCCCTCGTCGACGTCCACTACCTGCTGCCCGGCCAGGGCCAGCAGAACTTCCGCATGACCAAGAACGGGGCCACCTGGGAACAGGCCATCGGCGGCCTGTCGACCGGCACCGTCGTCGAGTACTGGTTCACCTACGAGAAGGCCGGACCACTGTTCGACACCCCGCACTTCACCTACACGCACGGCGGCGGCACCGGCGGAGCCGACTACTCGCAGGGCGTCACCTCGCTCAACGCCGGCCAGGCGCGGATCTGGTTCACGCCCACGATTCCGGCGACCCTGGTGGACGTGCACTACCTGCGCACCGGCCAGGGCCAGCAGGACTTCCGGATGACGAAGGCCGGCAGCACCTGGGAACAGATCGTCGGCGGCCTGACCACCGGCACCGTCATCGAGTACTGGTTCACCTACGAGAAGGCCGGACCACTGCTCAACACGCCGCACTTCACCTACACGCATGGCGGGGGTGGTGAGACGGTCGTGGCCACGCCGGTGTTCAGCCCGCCGGGCGGGACGTACGCAGGGGCGCAGACGGTCGCGATCAGCACGGCCACGGTGGGGGCGAGCATCCGCTACACGACCGACGGCAGCACCCCGACCGCGAGTTCCAGCCTCTACGCCGGACCGGTCAGCGTGCCCGCCAGCCGCACCCTCAAAGCCATCGGGCTCAAGTCCGGACTGGGCACATCGGCGGTCGCGACCGCCGTCTACACCATCGGCAGCGGTGGGGGCTCCGGCACGTTCCCCGTCAACTTCGTCAACAACACCCGCGGGGTCTGGACCGACAGCCAGCTCTACCTGACCTTCCTCGGCCAGGTCACCCCGGGTCAGTGGTCCTACCTGAGGGCCGATGGCACGGTCCGGCCGATCAACCATATGGAGGAGTCCGCGCCCGGGCACCTGACCAAGAACGGCCGCGACTACGCGAACATGTCGTTCACCGTGGCGCAGGGACGCTCGGTCACCTTCCCGAACCACATCGAGGGCGGCCGGATCTACATCTCCCTCGGCTCGCCGATGTACATCCCGATCTCCGCCGACGACCGCGGCTGGGGCGGCCCGGACCTGCTCAACCCCGCCGACCCGAACGCCGACGTCTACTTCGACTGGTACGAGCTGGCCTTCGCGCACGGCCAGTTCGGGTTCGGCGGCAACACCACGCAGGTCGACCAGTTCGGCTTCCCGATGACCGCCCGCCTGCAGCAGGCGTCCACCGGCTACGACCAGACCGTCGGCATCACCCAGACCAGGGCCCAGGTGTACGCCGGCTACCAGGCCTCGGTCGGCGCGGCCTTCACGGGCCTGGCCGGGCCGTACCGCATCCTCGCCCCGCGTACCGCACCGGCCTTCAAGCCGGGCGGCGCGCGGGCCGATCACCTTCAGGGCGTCATCGACCAGGTGTGGAACCGCTACACGAACACCGACTGGACGCAGGACGACCACGGGCAGATCTACCGCGGGCGGGTCGTCAACGGCGTGCTGACCGGCACGAAGAACGACGGCACCACGTTCAGCGTGCCCAAGCCGAACACCGCCCAGGTGTTCGAGTGCTCCGGGGCGCTGGCCGTGCCGCCACCCGCCAACGACACCACCCGCGCGGTGGGCCGCGACTTCTGCGCCGCCTTCAACCGGGGCGTGGCGGCGAACGCTGACACCGCCGACTGGCTCGACGCGTCCAAGTACTACCTGAGCAGCCCGCGCAACGACTACGCGGCGTACTTCCACAGCATCGGCATCGACAAGCGCTCGTACGCGTTCGCCTACGACGACGTCAACGACCAGAGTTCCGTGAAGATCATCGGAAATACGAATCCGCCCAGCCTGCTGACGATCAGCATCGGCTGGTGA
- a CDS encoding hemolysin family protein, which produces MGGYGTQVLLVLVLMLINGALSGSEMALISLRESQIQRLERSSSGGRVLARLSRDPNRFLATIQIGITLAGFLASAFAATSLAKPLVPAFAFLGSAAEPAAIIVVTLVLTFLTLVLGELAPKRIAMQRAEGWALVAARPLDWMASASRPFVWLLGKATDMIVRIAGVDPRAGREEISAEEIRDLVVAQRSFTAEQREIISGAFEISERDIRDILIPRREVVTLPAGMSAEEGLGVLAETGHSRAPVVGDGDLDSVVGVVHLRDLLGAGGPVGERARTAVFLPETLSVSDAMRQLRNQREQFALVVDEHGSIDGIITMEDLVEEVVGEIYDETDRDVVSVVREADDVFLVPGSFPLHDLPDLGIDLNRLGEMDYTTVAGLVLDKLGHIPTKTGETVKVPGFTAEVTEIDGRSISQLRLRLLRNHDRSHSS; this is translated from the coding sequence GTGGGCGGCTACGGCACCCAGGTTCTGCTGGTGCTTGTCCTGATGTTGATCAACGGAGCGCTTTCCGGCAGCGAGATGGCTCTCATCTCCCTGCGCGAGTCGCAGATCCAGCGGCTCGAGCGCTCCTCCTCCGGCGGCAGGGTGCTGGCGCGCCTGTCCCGGGACCCGAACCGGTTCCTCGCCACCATCCAGATCGGCATCACCCTGGCCGGCTTCCTGGCCTCGGCCTTCGCGGCGACGTCGCTGGCCAAGCCGCTGGTGCCGGCTTTCGCGTTCCTGGGCTCGGCCGCCGAGCCGGCCGCCATCATCGTGGTCACCCTGGTGCTGACCTTCCTCACCCTGGTGCTCGGCGAACTGGCCCCCAAGCGCATCGCCATGCAGCGGGCCGAGGGCTGGGCGCTGGTCGCCGCGCGGCCGCTGGACTGGATGGCCAGCGCGTCGCGGCCGTTCGTGTGGCTGCTCGGCAAGGCCACCGACATGATCGTGCGGATCGCCGGGGTCGACCCGCGCGCGGGCCGGGAGGAGATCTCCGCCGAGGAGATCCGTGACCTGGTCGTGGCGCAGCGCAGCTTCACCGCCGAGCAGCGGGAGATCATCTCTGGGGCGTTCGAGATCAGCGAGCGTGACATCCGCGACATCCTGATCCCCCGCCGCGAGGTCGTCACCCTGCCCGCGGGCATGTCCGCCGAGGAGGGTCTGGGCGTGCTGGCCGAGACGGGCCACAGCCGGGCCCCGGTCGTCGGCGACGGCGACCTCGACTCCGTCGTCGGCGTGGTGCACCTGCGCGACCTGCTCGGCGCGGGCGGCCCGGTCGGCGAGCGCGCCCGCACCGCCGTGTTCCTGCCGGAGACGCTGTCGGTGTCGGACGCGATGCGCCAGCTGCGCAACCAGCGTGAGCAGTTCGCCCTGGTGGTCGACGAGCACGGCTCCATCGACGGCATCATCACCATGGAGGACCTCGTGGAGGAGGTCGTCGGCGAGATCTACGACGAGACCGACCGCGACGTGGTCTCCGTGGTCCGCGAGGCCGACGACGTGTTCCTGGTGCCGGGCTCGTTCCCGCTGCACGACCTGCCGGACCTGGGCATCGACCTGAACCGGTTGGGCGAGATGGACTACACCACGGTCGCCGGCCTGGTGCTGGACAAGCTCGGCCACATCCCCACCAAGACCGGTGAGACGGTCAAGGTCCCCGGTTTCACCGCCGAGGTCACCGAGATCGACGGCCGCAGCATCTCCCAACTCCGCCTGCGGCTGCTCCGCAACCACGACCGCAGCCACTCCTCCTGA
- the gndA gene encoding NADP-dependent phosphogluconate dehydrogenase, which yields MAAQIGVTGLAVMGANLARNLARNGYTVAVHNRSRARTDALIAEHGGEGDFVATETMQELVDALEKPRRVLIMVKAGKPVDDVIAELVPLLDKDDIIIDGGNSHFTDTRRREAALAANGLHFVGVGVSGGEEGALKGPSIMPGGSKKSYESLGPMLEKISAHVDGEPCCHWLGTDGAGHFVKMVHNGIEYADMQVIGEAYDLLRSGAGIEPGEQSKIFAEWNKGELSSFLIEITAEVLGHVDAKTGKPFIDVVVDAAGMKGTGGWTVQAALELGSPVTGIGESVFARALSSQSAQRPIAQQTLAGHEVKVDLPDTFVEDVRQALYASKLVSYAQGLDMLVSASKEYGWDLDLGGIASLWRGGCIIRAALLRTITEAYRGDNPPANLLFAPEFTAAIGAALPAWRRVVATAAQLGIPAPVFSSSLAYYDGLRRERLPAALTQGLRDLFGAHTYKRVDAEGVFHTLWSGDKTEVKQD from the coding sequence ATGGCAGCACAGATCGGTGTCACCGGGCTGGCGGTGATGGGCGCCAACCTCGCCCGCAACCTGGCCCGCAACGGCTACACCGTGGCGGTCCACAACCGCAGCCGCGCCCGCACCGACGCGCTGATCGCCGAGCACGGCGGCGAGGGCGACTTCGTCGCCACGGAGACGATGCAGGAGCTGGTCGACGCGCTGGAGAAGCCGCGCCGCGTCCTGATCATGGTCAAGGCCGGCAAGCCCGTCGACGACGTGATCGCCGAGCTGGTGCCGCTGCTCGACAAGGACGACATCATCATCGACGGCGGCAACTCCCACTTCACCGACACGCGTCGCCGCGAGGCCGCGCTGGCCGCCAACGGCCTGCACTTCGTGGGCGTGGGTGTGTCCGGTGGCGAGGAGGGCGCGCTCAAGGGCCCGTCGATCATGCCGGGCGGGTCGAAGAAGTCCTACGAGTCGCTCGGGCCCATGCTGGAGAAGATCTCCGCGCACGTGGACGGCGAGCCGTGCTGCCACTGGCTGGGCACCGACGGCGCGGGCCACTTCGTGAAGATGGTCCACAACGGCATCGAGTACGCCGACATGCAGGTCATCGGTGAGGCGTACGACCTGCTCCGCTCCGGCGCGGGCATCGAGCCGGGCGAGCAGTCGAAGATCTTCGCCGAGTGGAACAAGGGCGAGCTGTCGTCGTTCCTCATCGAGATCACCGCCGAGGTGCTCGGGCACGTCGACGCGAAGACCGGAAAGCCGTTCATCGACGTGGTGGTCGACGCCGCCGGCATGAAGGGCACCGGCGGCTGGACCGTGCAGGCGGCCCTGGAGCTGGGCTCGCCGGTCACCGGCATCGGCGAATCGGTGTTCGCCCGCGCGCTGTCGTCGCAGTCCGCGCAGCGCCCGATCGCGCAGCAGACGCTGGCCGGCCACGAGGTCAAGGTGGACCTGCCGGACACGTTCGTCGAGGACGTGCGCCAGGCGCTGTACGCGTCCAAGCTGGTCAGCTACGCGCAGGGCCTGGACATGCTGGTGTCGGCGTCCAAGGAGTACGGCTGGGACCTCGACCTGGGCGGCATCGCGTCGCTGTGGCGGGGCGGCTGCATCATCCGGGCGGCGCTGCTGCGCACCATCACCGAGGCGTACCGGGGCGACAACCCGCCCGCGAACCTGCTGTTCGCGCCGGAGTTCACCGCGGCGATCGGGGCGGCCCTGCCGGCCTGGCGCCGCGTGGTGGCCACCGCCGCGCAGCTGGGCATCCCCGCGCCGGTGTTCTCCTCGTCCCTGGCCTACTACGACGGCCTGCGCCGCGAGCGGCTGCCCGCCGCGCTCACCCAGGGCCTGCGGGACCTGTTCGGCGCGCACACCTACAAGCGGGTGGACGCCGAGGGCGTCTTCCACACGCTGTGGTCGGGCGACAAGACCGAGGTCAAGCAGGACTGA
- a CDS encoding endonuclease/exonuclease/phosphatase family protein: protein MTTSRRPRGLVPAALSVLVAGLLALHAAVPNTVGRLGSLLETFLPWLGLAVPPLLGAAGLRRSALALLASALAAAAWLGLFAGVLAPPADQPYDLTVVQHNVDDENPDPTGTVRALTAVSPDLIALEEVTDQAVAAYAAALAPAYPHAAVRGTVGLWSRFPLTDVRVVDIRPPAIVDGWSRGMRATVRLPQGDVAVYVAHLPSLRLGWTGFGSERRDDSAVKLGAALAAEPQQRLLLLGDLNGTVDDRGLEPVLARLSSDRSDFAFSWPAQAPLARIDQVLARAATVTRVWALPRTGSDHLPVAARIRF from the coding sequence GTGACGACCTCGCGTCGGCCCCGGGGGCTGGTGCCGGCCGCGCTGTCCGTGCTGGTGGCGGGCCTGCTGGCGCTGCATGCCGCGGTGCCGAACACGGTCGGGCGGCTGGGCAGCCTGTTGGAGACGTTCCTGCCCTGGCTGGGGCTGGCCGTCCCGCCGCTGCTCGGGGCCGCAGGGCTGCGCCGCTCGGCCCTCGCCCTGCTCGCGTCGGCGCTGGCCGCGGCCGCCTGGCTCGGCCTGTTCGCCGGGGTCCTGGCCCCGCCCGCCGACCAGCCGTACGACCTCACCGTGGTGCAGCACAACGTCGACGACGAGAACCCGGATCCGACGGGCACCGTCCGGGCGCTGACGGCGGTGTCGCCCGACCTCATCGCGCTGGAGGAGGTCACGGACCAGGCCGTGGCGGCGTACGCGGCCGCGCTGGCCCCCGCCTACCCGCACGCGGCGGTGCGGGGCACGGTCGGGCTGTGGTCGAGGTTCCCGCTCACCGACGTGCGGGTGGTGGACATCCGGCCGCCCGCCATCGTGGACGGCTGGAGCCGGGGCATGCGGGCCACCGTGCGGCTGCCGCAGGGCGACGTCGCCGTGTACGTGGCCCACCTGCCGTCACTGCGCCTGGGCTGGACCGGGTTCGGCTCGGAGCGGCGCGACGACAGCGCCGTGAAGCTAGGCGCGGCACTGGCCGCCGAACCGCAGCAGCGGCTGCTCCTGCTGGGCGACCTCAACGGCACCGTGGACGATCGCGGACTGGAGCCGGTCCTCGCGCGGCTGTCCTCGGACCGGTCCGACTTCGCGTTCAGCTGGCCCGCGCAGGCTCCGCTGGCCCGCATCGACCAGGTGCTGGCCCGCGCGGCCACCGTCACCCGGGTCTGGGCGCTGCCCCGGACCGGCAGCGACCACCTGCCCGTCGCCGCCCGCATCAGGTTCTGA
- the sthA gene encoding Si-specific NAD(P)(+) transhydrogenase — MRDVDVLVIGSGPGGQKAAIAAAKLGRRVAMVERGDMIGGVSANTGTIPSKTLREAVVYLTGLSQRELYGQSYRLKDDITVADLTARTEHVISREVDVVRGQLARNGVRLHAGTARFTDPHTVHVSGERGRDFSITADNIVIAAGSRPARPATVEFDDLTIIDSDGILKLDRVPRSMVVVGAGVIGIEYASMFAALGTKVTVVERRSRMLDFCDLEVVEALKYHLRDLAVTFRFSEAVAAVEKHPKGAIAVLESGKTIAADTVMYSAGRQGMGDALALEAAGLSADDRGRITVDDNFRTTVPHIYAVGDIIGFPALAATAMEQGRLAAHHACGQPLGPISALQPIGIYTIPEISYVGRTEDELTDQRVPFEVGVSRYRELARGQIIGDTHGMLKILVSSEDRKLLGVHVFGTGATELLHIGQSVMGCGGTVDYLVEAVFNYPTLAESYKVAALDATNKMRHIASLRD, encoded by the coding sequence ATGCGTGATGTGGACGTCCTCGTCATCGGATCCGGTCCCGGCGGCCAGAAGGCCGCCATCGCGGCCGCCAAGCTGGGCCGGCGGGTGGCCATGGTGGAACGCGGCGACATGATCGGCGGGGTCAGCGCCAACACCGGCACCATCCCGTCGAAGACCCTGCGGGAGGCCGTCGTCTACCTCACCGGCCTGAGCCAGCGCGAGCTCTACGGGCAGAGCTACCGGCTCAAGGACGACATCACCGTCGCGGACCTGACCGCCCGCACCGAACACGTGATCAGCCGCGAGGTCGACGTGGTACGCGGCCAGTTGGCCCGCAACGGGGTGCGGCTGCACGCCGGCACCGCCCGGTTCACCGACCCGCACACGGTGCACGTGAGCGGCGAGCGCGGCCGCGACTTCTCGATCACCGCCGACAACATCGTCATCGCCGCAGGCAGCCGCCCGGCGCGCCCGGCCACGGTCGAGTTCGACGACCTGACCATCATCGACTCCGACGGCATCCTCAAACTCGACCGGGTGCCGCGCTCGATGGTGGTGGTCGGCGCGGGCGTGATCGGCATCGAGTACGCCTCGATGTTCGCCGCGCTGGGCACCAAGGTCACCGTGGTCGAGCGGCGCAGCCGCATGCTGGACTTCTGTGACCTGGAGGTCGTCGAGGCGCTCAAGTACCACCTGCGCGACCTGGCCGTGACGTTCCGGTTCAGCGAGGCCGTCGCCGCCGTCGAGAAGCACCCCAAGGGCGCGATCGCGGTGCTGGAGAGCGGCAAGACCATCGCCGCGGACACCGTCATGTACTCGGCCGGGCGGCAGGGCATGGGTGACGCCCTGGCGCTGGAGGCGGCCGGGCTGTCCGCCGACGACCGGGGCCGCATCACGGTGGACGACAACTTCCGCACCACGGTGCCGCACATCTACGCCGTCGGCGACATCATCGGCTTCCCGGCGCTGGCCGCCACCGCGATGGAGCAGGGTCGGCTGGCCGCCCACCACGCCTGTGGGCAGCCGCTGGGCCCGATCTCGGCGCTGCAGCCCATCGGCATCTACACCATCCCCGAGATCAGCTACGTGGGCCGTACGGAGGACGAGCTGACCGACCAGCGGGTGCCGTTCGAGGTCGGCGTGTCCCGCTACCGCGAGCTGGCCCGCGGGCAGATCATCGGCGACACGCACGGCATGCTGAAGATCCTGGTGTCGTCGGAGGACCGCAAACTGCTCGGCGTGCACGTGTTCGGCACCGGCGCGACCGAGCTGCTGCACATCGGGCAGTCGGTGATGGGCTGCGGCGGCACCGTGGACTACCTGGTCGAGGCGGTGTTCAACTACCCCACGCTGGCCGAGTCGTACAAGGTCGCGGCGCTGGACGCGACCAACAAGATGCGGCACATCGCGAGCCTGCGAGACTGA
- a CDS encoding TrkH family potassium uptake protein translates to MRRSVSTVVLDQFHHPTQVIVGGFAAAALIGTGLLSLPIATESGEPARFLDALFTATSAVCLTGLILVDSETHWSVAGELIIMALIQAGGLGIMTLATLFAVALSGRMGLRARMLVQAETRTLQMTDLRRVVRNVVLLSLVTEVILAIVLAGRFLLGYGESFGRSVYLGVFHSISAFNNAGFALWPDSVVRFNTDPWICLTLAVGVIVGGLGFPVLFELRHSWRRPSRWSVLTRLTLTLSAVLLVAGTVLLLATEGRNPRTLGDMSGADQLLNAFFGAVMPRSGGFNSIDIAAMYPSSWLAYDVLMFIGGGSAGTAGGIKVTTFGLLAYVIWAELRGEPSVNVGRRRIPEQLHRQALTIALVGVGTVAASTYLLLVLNPHPLDQVLFEVISAFATVGVSTGITAELDAVSHGLLAILMFVGRVGPLTLGTALALRARTRHYELPEERPLVG, encoded by the coding sequence GTGCGCAGGAGTGTGTCGACGGTCGTGCTCGATCAGTTCCACCACCCGACGCAGGTGATCGTCGGCGGCTTCGCGGCCGCGGCACTGATCGGCACCGGGCTGCTGTCGCTGCCGATCGCCACCGAGTCCGGCGAGCCCGCCAGATTCCTGGACGCCCTGTTCACGGCCACCTCCGCGGTCTGCCTGACCGGCCTGATCCTGGTCGACAGCGAGACGCACTGGTCCGTCGCCGGCGAGCTCATCATCATGGCGCTGATACAGGCCGGCGGACTGGGGATCATGACGCTGGCGACGCTGTTCGCGGTCGCGCTGTCCGGCCGGATGGGACTGCGGGCCCGGATGCTGGTGCAGGCCGAGACCAGGACGCTGCAGATGACCGACCTGCGCCGGGTGGTCCGCAACGTGGTGCTGCTCAGCCTGGTCACCGAGGTGATCCTCGCGATCGTCCTGGCGGGCCGGTTCCTGCTCGGCTACGGCGAGTCGTTCGGGCGGTCGGTCTACCTGGGCGTGTTCCACTCGATCTCGGCGTTCAACAACGCCGGGTTCGCGCTGTGGCCCGACAGCGTGGTCAGGTTCAACACCGACCCGTGGATCTGCCTGACCCTGGCGGTCGGCGTGATCGTCGGCGGCCTGGGCTTCCCGGTGCTGTTCGAGCTGCGCCACTCCTGGCGGCGGCCGAGCCGCTGGTCGGTGCTCACCCGCCTCACGCTCACCCTCAGCGCGGTGCTGCTGGTCGCCGGCACGGTGCTGCTGCTGGCCACGGAAGGGCGCAACCCGCGCACGCTGGGCGACATGTCCGGGGCGGACCAGCTGCTCAATGCGTTCTTCGGCGCGGTGATGCCGCGCAGCGGCGGGTTCAACTCCATCGACATCGCGGCGATGTACCCGTCGAGCTGGCTGGCGTACGACGTGCTCATGTTCATCGGCGGCGGCAGCGCGGGCACCGCCGGCGGCATCAAGGTCACCACGTTCGGTCTGCTGGCCTACGTGATCTGGGCGGAGCTGCGCGGCGAGCCGTCGGTGAACGTCGGCCGCCGCCGCATCCCCGAGCAGCTGCACCGGCAGGCGCTCACCATCGCGCTGGTCGGCGTGGGCACCGTGGCCGCCTCGACGTATCTGCTGCTGGTGCTCAACCCGCACCCCCTGGACCAGGTGCTGTTCGAGGTCATCTCGGCGTTCGCGACGGTCGGGGTGTCCACCGGCATCACGGCCGAGCTGGACGCGGTCAGCCACGGCCTGCTCGCGATCCTGATGTTCGTGGGCCGGGTCGGCCCGCTGACCCTGGGCACGGCGCTGGCACTGCGCGCCAGGACCCGCCACTACGAGCTACCCGAGGAGCGTCCCCTTGTCGGCTGA
- a CDS encoding potassium channel family protein, which translates to MSAESGNDPVVVIGLGRFGSSLAVELMRRGTEVLAIDHRPKVVQSLSGELTHVVTADATDLEALRQLGVAEFGRAVVAIGSDLEASILATSLLVELEVADIWAKAVSRQHGRILERIGAGHIVLPEHDMGERVAHLVSGRMLDYMEIDSNFALVKTRPPHEYVGVPLGETRLRRKHGVTIVCVKTPGNEFTYADATTVLQYGDIIVVAGPVDRVERFAELP; encoded by the coding sequence TTGTCGGCTGAGAGCGGCAACGACCCGGTCGTCGTCATCGGACTGGGCAGGTTCGGCAGCTCGCTGGCCGTGGAGCTGATGCGCCGCGGCACGGAGGTGCTGGCCATCGACCACCGGCCCAAGGTCGTGCAGAGCCTGTCGGGGGAGCTCACCCACGTGGTGACCGCCGACGCCACCGACCTGGAGGCGCTGCGCCAGCTCGGCGTCGCCGAGTTCGGCCGGGCGGTGGTGGCCATCGGCTCCGACCTGGAGGCCAGCATTCTGGCCACGTCGCTGCTGGTGGAGCTGGAGGTGGCCGACATCTGGGCGAAGGCGGTCAGCCGGCAGCACGGCCGCATCCTGGAACGCATCGGGGCGGGCCACATCGTGCTGCCCGAGCACGACATGGGCGAGCGGGTGGCGCACCTGGTGTCGGGCCGGATGCTCGACTACATGGAGATCGACTCCAACTTCGCGCTGGTCAAGACCCGGCCGCCGCACGAGTACGTCGGTGTGCCGCTCGGCGAGACGCGGCTGCGGCGCAAGCACGGGGTGACCATCGTCTGCGTCAAGACGCCCGGCAACGAGTTCACCTACGCCGACGCGACCACCGTGCTGCAGTACGGCGACATCATCGTGGTCGCCGGGCCGGTGGACCGGGTGGAGCGCTTCGCCGAGCTGCCCTGA